The following nucleotide sequence is from Cucumis melo cultivar AY chromosome 1, USDA_Cmelo_AY_1.0, whole genome shotgun sequence.
aataactttcatgtaataaaatataatacgttaatatattttcaaaattcacCATAAAAATGTCAATAGccggaatttatttttttaaaaaaataatattaaagaCTAAATTTTTAAGATTTATGAAAAATACCCCAATCGAATTGATCATTTAAAAGACAACAAGTAAAATTGAATAGCATTAAGAACCAAATTTGTTTCAATGTTTTATAAGTGGATCAAAATGTAAAATTAAGAATATATTTTCGATAAAAgaataaacgaaaaaaaaaaaaaactatccaACCATAGAAACTATATTCGAACTTTCTCCGtacaataaaaattaaatttgtaatttaactaaCAATAAATGATGTGAAATTTAGGAGCGTTTCGAtacaatattttcatatatGAAAATGTCGAAACCTTCGATAAATAGGAAGTATGaagtaaacaaaaaagaacaaatattTAGAATTTCTATATTTTCGAATCACATAAGTTTATGATTAAAGTTTAGGTATCAACTTATTATTTAATTTGACATAACtattaacataaaattaaaaattttgcaAATTTCAACTAGCCAAAAGTATGACAACCACGAAACAAAAACAATTGAACAATCAATTGACCAATAGACactaatattaataattaattaaaatagtttATCTAATCACATATATATTCATATGTAATGAAAATTTGACCACATCATTTCATGAAAAAAATAAGTACAATACATGAGAAATCGAATAGAAATAGTGTGTACATATCAATTGGTCTTTAATACTTTTTTTATGTTGATAAccaatatatttatataaaaaaaaaattgtttatctTAAAATGGTCTTATTGTAACCTAGGAAAATAATAAGTATATGGTTTGATCTAAATTATAGATATAAAATAACATGATCTACTGATATAAATACATTTTGGAAGAAACaatatattattctttttttatgttaCATTTATTTGGGTCTAGTAGTTATACGAAAAAGTGGTATTGTTTTAGGTAAGAGTTTGATATAGATCGTATTTATGAAACATTACGACCTATATGTTTGGATTTTGAATATACAAATATAATCGACAACTTGtattcaaattataattattaagatTAAAGTGTCCTAACACAATGAAATGGCTATTCTTTCATGGGTACGTGTGTGAAGTAGACCATAGATTAATCaatcattttttctttaaatattcttaatttttattttttatttttaaagtagTTGACTATTTACAAGTCAAACAATGTAAACAATTATTTTCAATCTTCTTTTAAACTCAAGTcttaaataaatagataaaacttttttatgaattaaaataaaaccatAGCTAAAGTGAGTTTGAATCAATAGTAATCTAACATAAATTCATCATAAGAGAAGGGTTTAGTTAAATAAAGAGAATTTAATTTTTGTCccgaaattttaaaattgtttgtAGTCCATAAATTAAAGTGCACAAACACAATAAACTTTATCTTAATTcttgaaatttcaaaatgttTAGTTCAGTTTTAAAATTCGAAAAAAGtaacatttattttttattaatcgTTATTATTGTTATGCTAGTCAAATTCGGTGTACTCTTCAATTATTACGTGAGACTCACTTAATTGTAAATCATGCTTGAATATTTGTCTTCTCTTCGACTATTTGGATCGAGGGGGTTCCCCTCTAAGTAGGGACAGATTTATTAAGCGGTCAGTAGGGGCACGTATCCTTCTCACATTATACTAAATAATGATTTGTTTTTAACAAAATATGGTTGTAGTATACTAGTTGTACTTCCACTCTTATATCAAAAAAGTTGTGGGTTTATATCTTTcatatacaatttttttaacatttgaatttttttagctgtgtttattatatagtgtCCCCCACTTTATAAAATTTATGTATCGGTCACCTATAGGTGTCATTCGAATTACTATCGCCCTATTTAGGCTATTTGTAACCATATTTACCTAAACTAGtagtctttctttttttaaagaaaaactaggaacaaaatataattaaaagaaaCTTAAAGAACTATATATCAaaaatttgatagattttgtctgtgttttataaataatttcaaattttttttgttatgtttaaaaGTGTCCCCATTGAAAATTTAGATATCAAAACTAAATACATAAATTAGTGACAAAAAAGGAATAATTTAAACTAATAACATAAAAATAGAATGTATTTGACCATTAAAGCCAAATATGAATATAGCCTTGTAATACTATAAAATTAACTACAAATGTCAAAATGAACCCAATTCAGTTAAGGCAGATATCAATCTCGAAGTTAAAAGTTCGATTCTACCCCTCTAATTTAATAACTTTGAGAGggtaattataaaatattttcaattattaatatgatataatttaaaaagtTATAAACATTCTTAAAATTGAGAGGAAGAACTTAATTAACTCCAATTTGTGTTCATTTAAACTTGGAATTCTTCAAGAAAATGACCCTTAATGATTGCTTTACAAGTAATTAGACTTTAAACCTAATGTATacttctttttaaataaaaaaaaaaaatgtccctTTCATCAATATGTAATATTTTAGAGATAAAATCAATATTTTGAATGAGTCAATTTTGCTTGATATTGAGTGAAAAAAAAATCCCAACTCCTATAACTTAGGACtttataatttgtttattttaaattatttatttaaataaaatattaatattttctaaattcaTAATTTAACCTTTTATATATCTTGGCAAAGAAGGGAGGAAATATCAAAACAATTTTGTTTAGGGAAATGTCAAACACTTAATGCTTAAGTTAGACCTTTAACTTAAAGCATAaccattttttttgaaaattaagtatattaatattcttttatCTATCTCTTactatttgttttatttttgacattagGTTAAGATTTCAATTCttgtaattaaaaaataagtaaattatttaaaaaaatcgaaagaaaataggtttaatttaaaaaaaaaaaaaaacaaaacaaaatatgagacataaatttatgttttttcttcttcgagtaacattactattttattttagcaAATTACAGAATCAACATTGGAATACAACGATGGTTACAATTGATCTACGACATGAGACTAAAAACGTGCCAACattaaatttattgtaaataattttaaaatggaTAATAAAGAACTTAAATGcattttttaatttaagtttgataatcaaaaattaaaaagaaaaacttaataTAAATAATGGAAATAAAATCTAGGTACTTAAATACGATTTCAAAGTGACTTCAAATATGTTGTTggaattaattattttattggttAATTAGTTGGAGGTGGGGTGGACCAAAAATCAAATGAAGTAACATACTTATAATGTATAACTTTATGCCAATTTGATAATGtcattatttttctatattattataagtttagtttttttttttttttttttttttcattttgaagcatagtttgatttattttcttACTAGAAAAAGGATCCACAACACGTTGATAAccattagttttttaaaatttaaacttataaatactacttgtttttatttagaatgtatttttgaaatcaaaggtaaattttaaaaactaatgtTCTATTTAAGTTTGGATATcgttttaatttttgtttgttaaaacAAACCATATATGTTTGGTAACTGTTTTTGTTTTCCGTTTTTAAAacataatgtattttttaaaagtttttttttttaattttaaattttattcatattttaaaaaagaattattgtttaaaaaacaaaaaagagtgAATCAAATATCAAGCActctttaaaagaaaacataatacaaATGGATTACCAAGCAAGCCTAGAAagtggttttaaaaaaaaattgtttttgtattGAAAAACAAGCTAATTCTTACCTaggaaaatataaaaagtaCGAGTAAGAAATTGTGAAAAAATAAAGGCACGTTTTTATTTCTTATGATTATCAAAACTTGCATATTATTATTAGTTTGCaaaatatattgaattgcacacacaaaaaagaaaaagaaatagaaaaataaaaataaaaataaaaacaaaaacaataattaaaaatgtAGGGAAGCACAACTCAAAGTAATTAATTTTGTCAAAGTTGTATGTTTAATATTCATCCGAAAACTCAAACTTGTGACATtagataaaattttaattttgttacgtCAAGTTTCTTTTAATAATACTAAAATTGTTTTTTAAGCTAAAggcattatatatatattgacaaTAATATAGTTTGATTGGCTAATTTGTGCAAAACCatattttataaagattttttAGAGTCCCATTTGACGAAATTAAAAgtttacaaataaattaaagggtttattattgtaaaataaaatataaaattacagATAAGAATTGTGTTTCACAATCCTAAATACATAATTTGCATTAACAAACCAAACAGATGACCATAATAATACTAAACTAAATGAATAAATAAGATTAGGGTTTAATTAATTGTAAGCGCCGGATGCCAATTTTGCCCTTAGTTCTTTCCTAAGGATTTTGCCAGATGGCGCCTTTGGAATAGCGTTGACAAAAAACACACGTTTTAGTCTCTTGTAGAACACTACTTGTTTTGTTACGAACTGTTTTACTTCTTCCTCTGTTGTTGCACCACTCTTCTCCTCCACCACGAACGCCACCGGTACTTCTCCCGCCTCCACATCCGGCATACTACAATAACCAAACAATATCTCATTAAAAACTAAAGCTCACAAACGTGTTAACAACGAAATAGATTTGAACTCACCCAATAACAGCCGCGTCACGTAGTTTTGGGTGAGCGATAAGAAGGGCTTCCAGTTCGGCGGGTGCCACTTGAAATGTCTTGAACTTGATAAGCTCCTTAAGTCGGTCGATAATGAAGAGCTCATTGTTGTCATCGACGAAGCCGATGTCACCGGTGTGAAGCCATCCTTCTTTATCAATAGTCCTCTTGGTTGACTCCAAATCATTCAAATATCCCTTCATGATTTGATCTCCTCTAATACAAATCTCACCCGGGGAATTTTCCGGCAAGGAGGCGCCGGTTTCCGGGTCCACTATCTTCATCTCTGCATTTCTGACCACAGTTCCGCAAGCTTCGGCTTTCACTTGAAACGGTTCTTTTGCAAAAGCCAAACTCATGGTTAGTACCGGACCGGCCTCAGTCATTCCGTACCCTTGTGCGAGAATCGCCGCTGGAAATTTCGCCTTCACGGCCTCTACCAACTCCTTCCCCAGTGGCGCTCCGCCGGATTTTAGAACCCTTACGGACGACACGTCGTATTTTTCAAATTCAGGTGACTTAGCAATGGCCAAAAAGATTGGCGGCACGATGGGCACAATCGAAACTTTGTATTTCCCAATCAATTGAAAAAGTGAAACGATGTCGAACTTTTGCATAATCGTAATCGCAGCACCGGCGCGTAGCCCACAAAGCAAAATCGAATTGAGTGAATAGATATGGAAAAGTGGCAGTACACAGAGGATTACATCATCGCCACGATAATATAGGTTCGGATTTTGGCCGTCGACTTGTTGAGCCACACTTGTGATTAACCCTTTATGAGTCAACATAACTCCCTTTGGCAAACCGGTAGTCCCAGAGGAGTACGGTAGCGCCACCACATCATCGGAGGAAAAATCCACTCGTGGCATGAGAGATTCATCAGCTCCACTCAAAACAGAGAAATGCAAACAACCCTCAACAGAAAAATCAACACATACTATTTTGACACCATTTTCAGCCAAATCCTTAACCCGATCGTAAAAGCAAGCCATAGTCACGATTAATTTCGCATTGGCGGCTTTGACCTGTTTGGCAATTTCCACGGCAGTGTAAAAAGGGTTGGCTGCCGTCATGATGGCGCCGCGGTACGACGCACCAAGGAAGGTGAAGACAAACTCCGGAGAGTTGGGAAGTAAATTCATGACGACGTCACCCTTTTTAATTCCAAGGCTGTGTAAGCCGGCTGCAACACGACGGGCGGTTAGGTTAACGTCGTAGTATGAGTAAACGTCCCCGGTGGCGCCGTTGATCAAACATGGGCGTGAGGCGAATTTGGAGAGATTTTGGAAAACATAATCGTGAAGTGGAAGATGATTGGGAATGTGAATATCGGGAAGCTTTGAACGGAAAATGAATTCATGAGTTTGGTTTGATTCGAAGGCCATTGTTGAGGTTTGAAGAAAAACAGAGAGTAAGAGAAAAAGTAGAGATGGGTTTGGTTTGAAGATTGATGAAGAAGGGAAGAGAGGAGATTTTaaagaagttggaaaataatagaaaattagAGTTTGGTTGGtgagaaatataaaaaagaaattttttttattatgtatGTAAACTTAAATTATGTAAAGATTTATTTGGTGGTGTGAGGAAATGGATATATATTGTTATGAGTTCTCACCAACACCCAAAGTTTTAATTGAGAATGAATAAATTAAGAAGAAATCAAAGTGGATGGAGATTGGAGAAGTCCCCTTTCATTCACCAAACTTTTAACTAAATAATTTCAACTATTAGGGGTATTAAGAAAAGGAAGTCTCAAAAATATGAATGCTTCTCCCTTGAACCCATGATTATAGTATTTATCTTAGAACAATTCAATCTTAAATGCTTTAATATAATACTCTAACTAACTTAAACATTGTTTTTAGGACTCTAACtatgtcatttttttttacttatctTGATTGTTTCTTCCTAAGAATATTGTCAAGAAACCAAGTTAAatgttttaattttagaaaaaaatagttgAACCATTTAAAAGAAATTTGTAGCTTTGTTGTAATCTTTTATAAAAACACATAAAATATCATTTATGCACCTTTTAACTTAGTTTTAAACAAATGCAATACAAACGTTTATTTACAAAACATaagcattttttaaatatagcaaaaaataaTCGAAATTATTAATGAGTATAACAAGATCAATTAAAACCACTCTAatccattttaattttttttttttgtataaaatattgATCTACATCCTATGTATAAATATGTGGTTAacattaatatttgaatattctAACATGATTCACCTACAACTATATCACGAATTTGTTGAGATAGcgatagttttattttttaaaaaaattggaataGAAAAAGGTGTTCATACAAATGAACGAAGTATAATAAAACTTCAATGGGTTGCCAAAAGAATTGGGATTTGTTGAGATATTGTgacattttcattaatttgaaggCTATGGTGgactttatttttcatttttttataaaaaatatttcttttaatttatgtagaatgaagaaaagaagaattaaTATTTGAGATGATAATCTTCTTAATTTTCACTAAACTATTGCTACATTGCTGAGtcaattctattattatttttaaacaatttgaaatgttgttaatatttttatttattttaattaaaaggatagtcacacatataacaataaaataatgaagtatataataacatttagaaaaattgtaaatatagtaaaatctatcgAAGTTTGTTAGATATTGGTAGATCACCGTTGGATTTTggtatatttgtaattttttttaagattctatttgctaattattattatataactAAAAAAATCTTCAACTAATAGGAGAGAATTTGATGAATTTTACTGTCTTTTATGAATAGTTTTAGTATCTTGGTGTTTTAAAAAATCTCCTTCTTGTTTATTTGCTTTAGTTTTTAAAAGTGTTTTCAAAGTACACATAAACaaaatttctaaaacaataatatatgtaataaattttatttcctttagaaccatttttttcttttttcaatttgatgaaaatattatttaagCTTACAACGATGGACAATACAAAATTTCTTTATGGATCCTCTCCATCAcatgttttagtttttttatattaaattttgaagaCTTTTACTCTAagaatcaaatttaaaaatagcaTAATAAAATGTCAAAACGTATTGCCAACTTTTTaaagtataaaaagaaaaaaaaaatctttttaaatagagaaagaagttgaaagattttttttttctcataacTAAACATCactaaagaataaaaataaaaatgtttacCATCCACGTAATactatttataattatataatagaaaataaacatTTGTTAATTCCAACTTTTTAATTAAAGATATTTTTCCATCAATCTTGTATCTCAAATTTTTCTTGTTAAGTTAGGTTAAGATAAACGACAAAGTTGTAATTGTTAAATTATGATAAAATTCGTCTATAACTTTCTTTTAGAGGGAGTTATTAAATATATAGGTTAAGGTCGAGAAACTATTACATtacataaaatttgttttctttcGGTGGTCATCCACAAGGTCAAGTTATATCCAACCTAAGGTTAGCAAAAATTTCAATAGGGTCGAGTCCTTACAAGTATCTGGTCTCGATCTGAATACAGAATCTTCGGTTGGTCGAGGACTAAGAGAGTATCCCCTCCCAACCCtaataataactataataataataataataataataattattattttacaactaattaattttataaattattatttaaaataccTTTTTGCCCTCAACTACCAAGCCCAAACTAAACTACCTAAACCCTAAAGACTCCAAGCCCAATTACACAAAGCCTAATCTCTCTTTCACATTCCATTTCTTATTTGTAATCAAGTCTAATATGTTATAACCTTTTCAATATAATTACCTAATATGTTATAATATTACATAAAAATCATTGTTTTCAAACTTTTCAAAACAACCCCAAGAGAAAATTTATATTTctattaaattcaaaatattttatttctttcctAATTTGTCTTACAAATTGTAAATTTTgacttaaaatttaaaatctttAAATAGGATGGATTGCATTTAATACCTTATTTTAGTATTAAatctttgttttcaaatatatattacttttattttaaatgtatATATGATGTTATTTCAAACACATAagttatttatttcaaatatatttagaataattataaatttaaagttGTTGTATAATATATACCATATATTATAATTTTGCTCTAATTTTTACTAAGAACTTTATTTTGTCACATGATCCACATATGTTTagtcattttaaaaatatatacttatattctataataataatgttaGGATAAATAGTAAAATCCAACGTTAAATCGTGATAATTTAATTCTCAAATCGAAGAGATAAATACCAagtaatttaaataaaataaaataatattcatTAGTTCTTAATCTCAAATATTAATCACAAGataataattcaattctttaatattaattaattttctattgatttcttttaataaaattaaactataagAATTTTGAAACTTTAATATGAGAGAGAACAAGTATTAGGACAAATTTATCTAAAATTAAGCCAAAGTTTAGATATGAAATATATCACAATTTTATGATATTTGCAAAATATCATTTATGAACTACGTTGAATCTgtaaaattttatttctatttttactTCGTCTTTTATACTCAAATATGGATTAAGATAATATAGAAAGACACTACAAATAATTTACcgtttattttatttaacttttcattatttaattttacaaataaattatttaaaaaaatgaaaatgtttAACCAAGTTTTTTGAAATCTTTAAAACTTtattttcaaccatttttattaagaaaaatgTTCGAATATTCGACTATTGAAAAACATTCTTTCTTCTAACAACTCCATATGATGTGCGTATTTGAAGTGATAGGGACATTTTTATTCATTTGCATCCAAATTACAAaccgagaaaaaaaaaaaaaaaaaaaaaaacgaaagaggaaagaaaaggaagaaaatttgaatactagaaaacaattaatatttaaaacgATTAAGAATTGTGGATGTGACAATCTAAAATTTGGTTATTCTCATATCATTTATGTTTCAAAAGACTTATACATCTTTACTCTAAGAATAATTTCGAAATGCTcgtgaaatatatataattgtaaATAAATGCTATTGcaacttttgaaaatatagaagaatgTTTTATATAAAGTAGAAGGTTGAATgctcattttttttatatcatgATAAGCTCTCGATTTTGATTCTCATTGCTATCTTCTctctatttaatttttcttatgatcttaaaaaaaagagattAATTCGCCTAATGACAACCTGGACTACTCTACGTGCTTAAAAGAACATGGCCTTCATTCTGTTATATTATATAACTTAATTCAcgtatattataatatataggtgcaaatatatattatatgtatttttaaGATTATAATTCAAAACCCTCTCTTATTTAATCATCTTAATCAAAGCATACGTGTGTCCAAATCTATACATGTGACTTACGAGCAAATTAAATGTGTATACTTCATTTAAGATctaaatgaaccaaaatatttataaagcatttaattttaaaattttaaattgctTTTTgcgtttatatattttgaagtAAAAGAAAAGTTTGAGTCTTCCCttcaaataaatttcaaaaaattaaataccattcatgttaataattattttactgtttaatattatttttcctCTCTAGTTATAGGGTTTAAACTTTGGTTACATGTATGTGTCACATTCACACACATTATTTACAATCTCAAACTTAAAATCACCtaaaaatctaacaaatttagaATTAGACAAGGGTGATTAACAATAATGTGGGTTATCTTTAAATAATAGATACCTAAATTTTCAATAATCAAAATAGGAAGATTTTGAAAAACTAACCAACCAACCAACAGCATTTCTTCTTGAATCAAATTAActattgtttatttttaattttaaataatattttgattcctcacttataattaattatgtgTGAGGAAAACTAGgataaaacaaaactaaaaaactttagaaagaaatcaacaaaaactaaTAATTTAAGCTAAAGAGTGGAACGTTGTGCTAAACTTATAGATGAAAGAAGTTTGATATATTAAAACATTATATCTAAATATGTTAGTTATATATTACTTATTAAGAACATTGCAGATTAttaaatttatgattttaatattttatttatttaacttattgattttggttgatatttatttacttttactTTATTAATTTTTGTTGAGATTATTAATTACTTTTTTTGATCTAGATGATCACATATAGGATTAATTCCATTTTCTTTATTTAGGTTATGATTACTAAATCTAATTTCTTGATTAGAGTTGGAAGTACTAATTTATCAATAATTTTTGGGCTAAAATGTCCGTGCCTAAATTCAGTTCACTAGTCTCCTTTTTAATCCTTACTTTTGCATGAAAGTATTTTCTAAACCTTTCTTTAAAGTATTTTAATTTGAAGCTTTTGCAAAGATAGCAAAataatttatgataatatgaCTCATGTTaatacatgttttttttttttttttttaaatttttttaaggttaattgatatataattaaatttactaaAAGTTTATATAATTACATTTAGCTTTAGATAAATTCGTGATTTAAGATTTAGTAATGGAATGATACATAGTATGCATTTAAATAATGTTGAATATTAtaatacatatgaaagagtatataAAATCTTAATACTATTGACAACAAAGGAAGAAATTGGGTGACTAATTGTAAGCACCGGAAGCAAGTTTTGCTCTGAGTTCCTTTCTAAGGATTTTGCCCGA
It contains:
- the LOC103499870 gene encoding 4-coumarate--CoA ligase 2-like → MAFESNQTHEFIFRSKLPDIHIPNHLPLHDYVFQNLSKFASRPCLINGATGDVYSYYDVNLTARRVAAGLHSLGIKKGDVVMNLLPNSPEFVFTFLGASYRGAIMTAANPFYTAVEIAKQVKAANAKLIVTMACFYDRVKDLAENGVKIVCVDFSVEGCLHFSVLSGADESLMPRVDFSSDDVVALPYSSGTTGLPKGVMLTHKGLITSVAQQVDGQNPNLYYRGDDVILCVLPLFHIYSLNSILLCGLRAGAAITIMQKFDIVSLFQLIGKYKVSIVPIVPPIFLAIAKSPEFEKYDVSSVRVLKSGGAPLGKELVEAVKAKFPAAILAQGYGMTEAGPVLTMSLAFAKEPFQVKAEACGTVVRNAEMKIVDPETGASLPENSPGEICIRGDQIMKGYLNDLESTKRTIDKEGWLHTGDIGFVDDNNELFIIDRLKELIKFKTFQVAPAELEALLIAHPKLRDAAVIGMPDVEAGEVPVAFVVEEKSGATTEEEVKQFVTKQVVFYKRLKRVFFVNAIPKAPSGKILRKELRAKLASGAYN